Part of the Tepidisphaeraceae bacterium genome is shown below.
GCGATGCGTGCTTCGAGTACTCTTGGTGATCTTCGCGATCTGGGCTGCTTTGATGGTGTTGGCGATGTGGTCAGGTAAATAGACCAGTAGGATGGGGTTCATCCGGCCCAAACTGCGAGGGAACAGATACGGTGGGGATGAACCCCACCCTACGAAGAACTAAATGCTTGACTCGAAAGAATATCCCGGCCTGCTCATCGTTCTCGTCGGTCCGTCCGGCGTGGGCAAGAGCACGATCTCGCGGCTGTTGGCCGACAAGGTGAACGTGTCGTATACGGTCAGCGCGACCACGCGCCCAAGGCGGCCAAACGAGGAGAACGGGAAGACGTACGACCACGTCGACCACAAGGAGTTCTACCGCCGGCTGGACAACGACGAGTTCCTGGAATACGCCCAGGTGTACGGCGACTACTACGCCACGCCCAAGCACCCGGCTTTGGACTACCTGAAACAGGGCCGTGACGTGCTTCTGGAAATCGACTTTCAGGGCGCCATGCAGGTGCGGCACCACTACCCCGAAGCGCTGCTCGTCTTCATTCTGCCGCCCGATGAGCCTACACTACTGCAGCGGTTGACCGACCGCGCCCGCGACAGTGAAGACGAGATCAACAAGCGCTTCCGGGCGGCCAAGCGTGAAATTCACATGGCGAAAGGTAGCCATGCGTTCGACTACATGGTCATCAACGACCACCTTGACGACGCCGTCGAGGAAATTATCAAGATCATTCGACATAAACGGTCGGGTGGGATTTAATTCAGTGCATGGGCGACACTTATGTCGCCATCAGACCGCAGGAAGATGGGCGACGCTTGCGTCTCCCTTATCGAGGAAACCAAATGATTGAAGCACTCAAGAGCGACGAGATCGTGAACAAGGTTGGCGGCCGGTTCAAGCTGACCGCACTCATTCAGAAGCGCATGCTGGAACTGATGGACGGCGCCCGCCCGCTCATCGATCGCGGCAACATGACGGACCTGGAAGTCGTGATCCAGGAAATCCTGCAGGACAAGATTGCGATCGACTACGAAGCCAGTGGTCTGGCGCGCCCCGTATAGGCCAGTTGCAGTTCGCAGCGCCCCACGTCCCGAACGCCGTGCCATCTTGGTGGCATGGTCCGGATCGCGGGGAAAAGCGTAGCCGCGCGCACCCTCTCGCGGCACGACCGTTGCATCACATCCCGTTGAAACATCAGTTCGGGCTGCCCGTGGGGGCGGCCCGAATGCTTTTCAACAGGAGCACGCACATGGCCACTGCAATGGATTATCGTCACGATACTGGCGTCTCGTCGCCCGCCAAGAGCACCGCGTCGATCGTCGCCATCATCGCCGCGATCGTCAGCTTCGTCATGTCCGCCCGCGGTAGCGAGTTCATCGCCTTGCTGCTGGCCGTAGTCGCGATCGGCGCTGGGCTGCTGGGCGGGCTGAAGTCGCTGTCACCCCAGGTGAAGGGTGGCATCCTCAGCATTTTGGCGGTCGTGCTCGGCGTGATCGCGATCGTGGTCGCGGTGATCGCGATGATCTTCTAACTTCCGACGTGAAGACCTCGACAACGGATACAAGAAAGACGCTGGCATAGTTGCCGGCGTCTTTCGTTGATCGAGGTAGTTCTCCTGACGGATCAATAGCGATCGAGATCACTTACGCTCGATATTGAAGCGAAACATCGCCCGCGGCCAACTCGATGGTCTGAGACGACGGGCTGAAGTGGTCTGGCAGACGCAGCGTGATCTGTTGGGCCACGCGGCTGCTCAGCTTGAGCGAGAACGTACGTCCGTTCTCCGACCAGGAGAGATCTACCCTTACGCCGCACCGTGTCGTAATTCCCCGCACGCTTCCATGAGGCCACGCGCTCGGTAAGGCGGGGAGCAGGTGGAGAAAGCCGGGACGTGACCGGACCAGCATTTCACACACGGCCGACACAAGGCCCAGGCCGGCCTCAATCTGGAACGGCGGCTGCGCTCCTAGTCCCCAATACGCCGACAGCCCTTGGGCTCGCCAGTCGTTTCCCCAGCTGAGCAGGTTTGGGTTTGTACATCCCCGCAGCAACAGTTCCAGGTTCTCCAGCGCCCGTTCGCCTTGGCCACTGCGGGCCCAGAGGTTGGCCATGAAGGAGAAACTCCATCCGGCCATGCTGTCCAGTTCATTCTGGCGCAATTCCAAAGCGCGCACGGCCCAGGTGTAAACTTCCGCGGTGTCTTCCGGATTGATCTCCGAGCCAGGGAAGAGCCCGTACAGGTGCGAAAGGTGCCGGTGGGCCTGCACGTCGGCCAGATCCGCGTGCAGCCATTCGCGCAGGCCACCCTCGGCATTAGCCTCGTACGTCGGCAGTGCGGCCAAAAGTTGCCAGTAGCGCTCTTCCTGTTGTGGGTCGGATAATTGAAGGACCCGCAAGGCCTCCAGCAGGTTGCACAGCACTTCGCGGCAGACGGACACGTCCATCGTCGCGTCCGCGACGGTCATCGGCTTCCCGGCGGGCGCATTCTCGGGGGAGATGGATGGGGCGAAGTGCGCGACGCCGTCGCGGACCTCAACGAAGTCGAGGTAAAACGCCGCCGTCTCCTGGAGCCACGGCAACGTGCGCGTGCGAAGAAATTCGCGGTCGCCGGTCGCGAGCCAGTGTTCCCACCAGTGCTGCGCCATCCACCCGGCGCCGGCCGTCCAATGGACGAAGGTGCCGTGAGATATCTGCCCATGTGTTCCCATGTAAGCGGGCAGCAGGATCCCGCGGCAGCCATATGACTGGCGAGCATTGGCGCGATAGTCGCCGAGGAACCCGAAATAGTAGTCGGCCAGCGGCTCGATCAGGCGGGCGAGGCCCGTCTGCGGCGCGAGCCAGTACGTCATCTGCACGTTGATGTCGTTGTGGTAATCGCTTGCCCAGGCCGGCGTATAGTCGCCGTTCCAGCGACCCTGAAGGTTCAACGGCCACGCATCTTCGCGAGCCGCCGTGACGAGCAGATGGCGCTGGAAGGCGACCATACGTTCGACGAGCGCGTTGCTGACATCGCCCTGGAAGGCTTCCTGTGTCAGGACATTATTTGGCTTGCTGCGATCCGCCTCTTCCGCACCCAGGTCGAGATGGAACGCATTGATGAGCGGCTCGTGATGCTCGCGGTGTCGCTGGAGAAGTGTCCTGTAATCTGCCGGAAGCGATGCGAGTTCCTCGAGCAGACGCGGGACCGCAGCATCCGCGGGTTCGTCGTACCAGCACTTGACGAGCACCAGGGCGGACTGAGCGTCCTTCACGCCCGACCAGACGCCTCCCCAATACCGATCACCGTAAGCGCTGCCTCCGCCAACCGGCAGGGCCTGGAGGACCGCACCGAACTCCCGGCCGTCTTCGTAACGGCCGATGTGGGCGTGCCAGCCGGTTCCCTCGCGTGCGTCCCAGGCGATGGGCGGGGTTTGCGGCCGCGGTTTGCGGCCCGATCCGTAATCCGTCACGTCCTCCACGCCGTGTGGGCGCAGGCGGCAAGCCATGTGCAGAGCGCCCGGCTCCCATTCGTCCGTCGTGAGGGCGATAACGTCATCGGCCCGCGACACGAACAGGCGGCGCGCGTGGCGGCGCCCCTTCATGGTCCAGGCGACGACGACCTCACCGGTGCTTAAGTCGAGTGACGAACGATAATCCCTCGTCGCAGCGATGCCGTGATGATGGATCCATATCTCGCCCAGCGGGTGATAGTCGGCCGTGTCGCAGCGGTAACCCTTCTCCTTGATAACGGACGGGAACACTGCGGCGGCTTCGGCCCAACGGCCCTCGGCCTGCAGGCGCCGAATGTCCGCGAGCCGCGGTGCCAGACTCGGCAGTTCACCGCGCGGCTTCTCCAGCCAGCACCGGTGATGGTTGAGCAGAACGAAATCCTGGGCCACATGGCCAAAGACCATCGCCCCAAGAGGCCCATTGCCGGTGGGGATGGCGTCTTCCCAGCGGGTCGCCGGCTGATTTAATGTGTAGGACATACTTGGGCCGGAATTTCTTTCCTGGCTAAGTGAAGAGGATTCCTGAGTTTTTGGCACACGTGCGCTAGGTGAACGGGCAGGTCATAGCCGGGTCACGAGCAGTTCGCGTTGGAAGATCATTTCCTTTGGCAGATCGCCGGCAAGCTTTAAGAACAGTTCCTCTTGGCTGAGGATCTCGGCCTTTACCTCATCGTTGCGCACGGACTGGATCTCAGCAAACTGCTCGGGCGTGATGTCGAGCCCTTCCAGGTCGATGTCCTGTGGGCGCGGCATCCAGCCGATCACGGTCTCGCTGGCATAGGCACGGCCCTGGCAGCGATCGATGATCCACTTCAGCACGCGCATGTTCTCGCCGAAGCCCGGCCAGAGGAACTTGCCGTTGTCGTCCTTGCGGAACCAGTTGACGTGGAAGATGCGCGGGCAGTCGCTCATCTTCTTGCGCATGCGGAACCAGTGCACGAGGTAGTCGCGGATGTTGTAGCCAATGAACGGCAGCATGGCCATCGGGTCTCGCCGCACGATGCCCTGCTGCCCGGTCGCGGCCGCCGTGGTCTCGCTGCCGAGCGTGGCACCGAGGTAGACGCCGTGCACCCAGTTGAACGCCTGGAAGACGAGCGGGATCGTGCGACTGCGCCGCCCGCCGAACACGATGGCTGAGACGGGCACACCGTCGGGGTCGTTGGCGGCAGGATCGAGCGCGGGGTTGTTCACCATTGGCGCCGTGAAGCGGCTGTTTGGATGCGCCGCCTTGCCCGGGCCGTTCGGCGTCCACGGTTTGCCGGTCCAGTCGATGCACTCGGCCGGGGGCTGGTCGGTCTTGCCCTCCCACCACACATCACCGTCGGGCAGCAGCGCGACGTTCGTGAAGATCGTGTCACGCGACATGGCAGCCATCGCGTTGGGGTTCGTCTTGTCGTTCGTTCCGGGCACCACGCCGAAATAGCCGGCTTCGGGATTGATCGCGCGCAGCTTGCCGGTGTCCTTGTCCACCCACATCCAGACGATGTCGTCACCGACCGTGTTGATCTTCCATCCGGCATCGGCGTACTTCTTGGGGGGAATGAGCATCGCGAAATTCGTCTTGCCGCACGCGCTCGGAAACGCCGCCGCGATATAGCTCTTGGCGCCCTGGGGGCTGGTGGCGCCCATCAACAGCATGTGCTCGGCCATCCACCCCTGCTGCTGGCCGAGCACGCTGGCAATGCGCAGCGCCAGGCACTTCTTGCCCAGCAGCGCGTTGCCCCCGTAGCCACTGCCGAAGCTCCAAATCGTGTTGTCGAGCGGAAAGTGCATGACGTAGCGGCGGTCGGGGTTCACGTCGCCGAGCGAGTGCAGGCAACGCGTGAACTCGTCGCTGTCGCCCAGCTGCCGCCAGGCGACGTCGCCCATGCGCGTCATGATGCCCATGTTCAGCACGACGTAGATGCTGTCGGTCAGTTCCACGCCCACCTTCGCCAGCGGGCTGCCGATCGGGCCCATCACGAACGGCACGACGTACATCGTGCGACCCTTCATGCAGCCGTCGTACAACCTGCGCAGCTTCGCGTACGCGGCCCGCGGCTCCATCCAGTTGTTGGTGGGGCCAGCCATGTCTTCGGATGGCGTGCAGATGAAGGTCAGGTGTTCGCTGCGCGCGACGTCGTTGGGGTTGCTGCGGTGCAGGTAACAGCCCGGCAGCTTCTGCTGGTTCAGCTGGATCAGCACGCCCTCATCGACCGCCTGCTTCAGCAACCGTTCGCGCTCGCGTTCGCTGCCGTCGCACCAGACGATTTTGTCGGGCTGGCAGAGCGCCGCGCACTGCTGTACCCACGCCGTGACGTTGTGGTTGGCCGATGCATCACCGGATTGGTTTGCCATGCGTTCGTCGAGGGTCGTGGTCATGTGTCGTCTCCTGATTAGATGCGAACGCGATGCGCTCGGCGTGCGAGTGGACAGCCCATTGAATCTTATGCGGGCAGCGCGCAGCGGGAAACCCGCGGATTGCCCAACCGCAGGGGCGGGCCTTTATGCCCAGCGGCCGTTGCGACGATTTCCGAAGGATAGCGGGCAGGCACGGAGGTCTGCCCTTACTACGGCAGATTCTGACAGACCCGACGATGTGCATTACGTCGCTCTCATCCGTTACAATCTCCCGCCATGAGCCCGCTTCCCCTCGTCAAACATGCCCTGCTCGCGACCGTGTTGTCCGCGGTTGCCTTCGGTTGTACTTCGGTCAACAAGCCGTTGAACAAGGCGACCGTAGCATTGGAACATCGCGCGAAGAACCAGACGCGGGCCGGCACGTTCCTGGACGCCGCCCCCACGCAGGCCTCCAGCGAAAGCGACGTGCTGCGGCCGACGACCAACCCGGCGCAGCCACAAATCGTGGATGCCGACGGTTACTTCGTCGGCATCGCCATTTCAGGTGGCGGCTCGCGATCGGCGAACTTCTCGGCGGCGTGCATGTTTCAACTGCAGCGGTTGGGCGTGCTGCAGTACTGTGACTACATCTCGTCGGTCAGTGGTGGTTCGCTGACGGCCGCCTACTACTGCGCCTGGGGCGAGGAGTGGAACCCCGGCACCGTGCAGAAGAAGATGACGCACCACTTTGCGACCGACCTGCTCGCGCAGACGCTGATGCCATGGAACGTCGTGGGCATGACCGTGTCGCACCTGGACCGGTCCGACCTGCTCGCCAACACGCTGCGCAACAACCTCTTTACGCGCAAGGGCAAGGAACTGACCTACGCCGACCTGCGGCCCGATCGACCACGTCTTCTGATCAATGCGACGGACTTACAGTCCGGCCGGCCGTTCGTCTTCAGCAACGAGACGTTCGACGCGCTGAACACCGATCTGTCGAAGTACCCGCTCGCCTACGCGGTGGCCGCCAGTTCCAGCGTGCCGGTGCTGCTGCACCACGTTACGCTGCGCGACTACTCGACCACGTTCAAGCAGTACCGCCACCTGGTCGACGGCGGCGTGACCGACAACCTCGGCATTCAGACTCTGGTCAACCTGTTCGAAGCC
Proteins encoded:
- the gmk gene encoding guanylate kinase; protein product: MLDSKEYPGLLIVLVGPSGVGKSTISRLLADKVNVSYTVSATTRPRRPNEENGKTYDHVDHKEFYRRLDNDEFLEYAQVYGDYYATPKHPALDYLKQGRDVLLEIDFQGAMQVRHHYPEALLVFILPPDEPTLLQRLTDRARDSEDEINKRFRAAKREIHMAKGSHAFDYMVINDHLDDAVEEIIKIIRHKRSGGI
- a CDS encoding DNA-directed RNA polymerase subunit omega gives rise to the protein MIEALKSDEIVNKVGGRFKLTALIQKRMLELMDGARPLIDRGNMTDLEVVIQEILQDKIAIDYEASGLARPV
- a CDS encoding glycoside hydrolase N-terminal domain-containing protein, which translates into the protein MSYTLNQPATRWEDAIPTGNGPLGAMVFGHVAQDFVLLNHHRCWLEKPRGELPSLAPRLADIRRLQAEGRWAEAAAVFPSVIKEKGYRCDTADYHPLGEIWIHHHGIAATRDYRSSLDLSTGEVVVAWTMKGRRHARRLFVSRADDVIALTTDEWEPGALHMACRLRPHGVEDVTDYGSGRKPRPQTPPIAWDAREGTGWHAHIGRYEDGREFGAVLQALPVGGGSAYGDRYWGGVWSGVKDAQSALVLVKCWYDEPADAAVPRLLEELASLPADYRTLLQRHREHHEPLINAFHLDLGAEEADRSKPNNVLTQEAFQGDVSNALVERMVAFQRHLLVTAAREDAWPLNLQGRWNGDYTPAWASDYHNDINVQMTYWLAPQTGLARLIEPLADYYFGFLGDYRANARQSYGCRGILLPAYMGTHGQISHGTFVHWTAGAGWMAQHWWEHWLATGDREFLRTRTLPWLQETAAFYLDFVEVRDGVAHFAPSISPENAPAGKPMTVADATMDVSVCREVLCNLLEALRVLQLSDPQQEERYWQLLAALPTYEANAEGGLREWLHADLADVQAHRHLSHLYGLFPGSEINPEDTAEVYTWAVRALELRQNELDSMAGWSFSFMANLWARSGQGERALENLELLLRGCTNPNLLSWGNDWRAQGLSAYWGLGAQPPFQIEAGLGLVSAVCEMLVRSRPGFLHLLPALPSAWPHGSVRGITTRCGVRVDLSWSENGRTFSLKLSSRVAQQITLRLPDHFSPSSQTIELAAGDVSLQYRA
- a CDS encoding phosphoenolpyruvate carboxykinase (GTP), with product MTTTLDERMANQSGDASANHNVTAWVQQCAALCQPDKIVWCDGSERERERLLKQAVDEGVLIQLNQQKLPGCYLHRSNPNDVARSEHLTFICTPSEDMAGPTNNWMEPRAAYAKLRRLYDGCMKGRTMYVVPFVMGPIGSPLAKVGVELTDSIYVVLNMGIMTRMGDVAWRQLGDSDEFTRCLHSLGDVNPDRRYVMHFPLDNTIWSFGSGYGGNALLGKKCLALRIASVLGQQQGWMAEHMLLMGATSPQGAKSYIAAAFPSACGKTNFAMLIPPKKYADAGWKINTVGDDIVWMWVDKDTGKLRAINPEAGYFGVVPGTNDKTNPNAMAAMSRDTIFTNVALLPDGDVWWEGKTDQPPAECIDWTGKPWTPNGPGKAAHPNSRFTAPMVNNPALDPAANDPDGVPVSAIVFGGRRSRTIPLVFQAFNWVHGVYLGATLGSETTAAATGQQGIVRRDPMAMLPFIGYNIRDYLVHWFRMRKKMSDCPRIFHVNWFRKDDNGKFLWPGFGENMRVLKWIIDRCQGRAYASETVIGWMPRPQDIDLEGLDITPEQFAEIQSVRNDEVKAEILSQEELFLKLAGDLPKEMIFQRELLVTRL
- a CDS encoding patatin-like phospholipase family protein; the protein is MSPLPLVKHALLATVLSAVAFGCTSVNKPLNKATVALEHRAKNQTRAGTFLDAAPTQASSESDVLRPTTNPAQPQIVDADGYFVGIAISGGGSRSANFSAACMFQLQRLGVLQYCDYISSVSGGSLTAAYYCAWGEEWNPGTVQKKMTHHFATDLLAQTLMPWNVVGMTVSHLDRSDLLANTLRNNLFTRKGKELTYADLRPDRPRLLINATDLQSGRPFVFSNETFDALNTDLSKYPLAYAVAASSSVPVLLHHVTLRDYSTTFKQYRHLVDGGVTDNLGIQTLVNLFEAQAQSAVDQNLPNPYPNGAIFIVLDATTQFDAKLSSKGDISLLDSLKFGAGLSSTVLINRASSATLAEMIVKHASADLNADQLRADVATLNKTGQLTMRDNRGQQVQVMHLSLSHLNNLTNLPFKSFNESVNNIATYFNIGETEAYHLYLAAELMVKDKFEKPLLEVGDKLKAANGQAR